Within the Miscanthus floridulus cultivar M001 chromosome 2, ASM1932011v1, whole genome shotgun sequence genome, the region ACTTTAAGTCCGCTCCAAGGCGTAGGGATAGAACACACATGTTTTCTCAATCGTTCTCATACTTTTCTTGTGGAACATAATTTATTGAATGTGTGTATGTAATCCTTTTGCCGTGAATAAAGTTGTATGGTACACGTGCGTGTGTCTACGTGCCTATCCACTAGTTCGGATAAACGAAGCAACAAAACAATATTCCTCCAGTTTATAAATAACAGTACTCGGCCAAGGATGTCCATGGCACAAAACCATCGTACCCTGCCCTCCTCATTGTCTACTTCAGCGATACGTCACAACTCACAACGCATCGAGAAAAACGTACGCCAACAAAACAACTGGGATTTCTGCCTTGGCATCTCCGTTTGGGGCGCCACCTATGTAAAGCACGGCCTGCCACAGAGCAACTCCCACTCACAAGTCACCGACCACAGCATCATCCATCCAGCCGTGCCACCATCATGGACAGGTCCTTCTCCCAGCTTGCTCTGCTTTCTCTCCTCGTCGGCATCGGCCTGGGCTCGCTCCACTCCGGTTCCGCCGCGACGACCACCACCGGCACCCCCGACGGCTCAGAGCTGTGGGGGTTCGTCGAAGTCCGGCCAAATAAGTAACGCTAGCTCCTCCTCATCGATCACTTGCCAATCATCGAGCATTCTCTTTCTAGCTAGTCCATGTTGCCGTTGCAGAGGCTCACCTGTTCTGGTGGTACTACAAGAGCCCGCAGAGGACGTCGACGCCGACGAAGCCATGGCCGACAGTCCTCTGGCTGCAGGGTGGACCCGTACGCACCGCCTCCGCCTCTCCCCGTGCCGGAACATAATAACTCCTCCGCTTTCGAAGAACTCAAGAACATTATATGCCTTGATGAGCATTGTGATTCACCATGATCATATCGTCTTCTTGGCTACGCAGGGCGCGTCGGGCGTCGGGCTCGGTAACTTCCAGGAGATCGGGCCGCTGGACGTCAACCTGCAGCCACGGAACTCCACATGGCTCCAGAAGGCCGACCTCATCTTCGTGGTCAGACAGGGATCAGAGATTGTTCAATTCATAGTTCCATTCCTCTTGTTCATCTCCTTGCTGTCGCCATGTGTGTACTGATGAGTCAGTGTCGTTACTCTGTTACAGGACAACCCGGTGGGCGTCGGGTACAGCTACGTGGAGAACAGCAGCCTGCTGGTGACGACCGACTGGCAGCAGGCGGCGGACATGACGACGGTGCTCAAGGCGCTGGTGAAGGAGGTGCCCACGCTGCAGAGCAGCCCGCTGTTCCTGGTCGCCGAGTCCTACGGCGGCAAGTACGCCGCCACGCTCGGCGTGTCTGTCGCCAGGGCCGTCCGCGCCGGCAAGCTCAATATCACGCTCGGAGGTAAAGTAAAACCCACAGCACTGATCACTGAACCAATGAATGAATTGATGGAGCAACGTGCTCTGAGATTCTCTCTTCTGATGAGATTCTCGTTTGTTTCTCCGGCAGGTGTCGCGCTCGGCGATAGCTTTATCTCGCCGGAGGATTTCACGGTGAGCACATGACATGAGCTTTGACTGCACAAAACCGAatttatactactactactacgatTGAATAGTTAAATGCGTTCCGGATGGTGCAGCTCTCGTACACGCCGCTGCTCCTGAGCGTGTCGAGGCTTGACGACAACGCCGCCGACGAAGCAAACAAGTATGCAGAGCACACCACCGGCCGGCGCGCAGTCTAACCTACTCTGTGGTCTTTTCAATCACACATTCACACGGACGACTGTACGTAATCTCAGGATGGCGGAGACGGTGAAGGAGCAGATCGCGGTGGGCAATTTCAGCGACGCGGCGGATTCGTGGAATGATCTAGTGGTGTATTTCATCCCCTCGCGGAGCGGCTTCGTTGTAAGTGCTGATCATTGACGACGCTGCCGTTCAGTTACGTTCTGTCCAAAAAGATGCTGATGATCATACGCTGCAGCGATCAAATCGAGAGAGATGAGAGAAAAATCGAATCTTGTTCGAAGTCTGAACAATGGAAAGTAAAAAATTGAACCGGACTATAAATATTTAATAATTTTCTCTATCATTTTTCAGGACATGTACAATTTCCTTCTGGACGATGGCATGGACCTCTTGTCGGCAGACACACCGGCTGGGTCGTCGCCCAACAACATCCAGGCGTTGAGGTACTCGACATACCTCGGCAGCCGGGACTCGAATGGCTCCAACACCATCGGTGGCATCATGAATGGAGTCATCAAGGAGAAACTCAAGATCATCCCCAAGGACCTCAAGTGAGCATCGTTTTTGCACCGAGAGAACCACTTTCCTGCACTATGTTTCCCTATCAATGTTATCATTCTGGATTTGCAATTGCAGGTGGCATGAGCTTAATCATGCTGTTTATAACGCTTTGGGCAATGATATGATGAAACCAAGAATCGATGAGGTGAGTGAGCTAGCTAGTACGGCTCAACGTGGATGAACATATTTCTAATTTCGAAAGGTTTCAGGAACGAGCAGGTCAGTCACTTGACTTCGAGTTCTTTCTTTTACATTTACAGGTTGATGAGCTATTGTCTTATGGTGTCAATGTGACGGTGTACAATGGCCAGGTCAGTACTATTCTGCCATTTCAACTACTAGATTCTTGAGTTCTCCACTCTGCTGGCAGAAACTTTACATCATGAAAGCAAAGGACTTACCATGTTCAAATCAATAAATTTATTTAAGTGGGACAAAATGAAGTCATTTTTTGGACTTGTGTCCACGAATAAAGTTACATGTACAAGTACAGTGATGAAATATAAGTGAATTACTCCTATCTTTCACTATTAGCTTATGATTTTGGATTGAATTGATCGATATCTTTGTAACTTAGAGATATCAGGACTCTGGTTGCCTGGTTGGTGCAAATTAAATGAAAGAAATGTTGCTCTCGCCCATATTCTATCTCTATGGGGATAGTTGGATTGCTTGCCTTTTCCCGGTAGCTTTTAGGGCAATCACGTT harbors:
- the LOC136539756 gene encoding serine carboxypeptidase-like 51, with translation MDRSFSQLALLSLLVGIGLGSLHSGSAATTTTGTPDGSELWGFVEVRPKAHLFWWYYKSPQRTSTPTKPWPTVLWLQGGPGASGVGLGNFQEIGPLDVNLQPRNSTWLQKADLIFVDNPVGVGYSYVENSSLLVTTDWQQAADMTTVLKALVKEVPTLQSSPLFLVAESYGGKYAATLGVSVARAVRAGKLNITLGGVALGDSFISPEDFTLSYTPLLLSVSRLDDNAADEANKMAETVKEQIAVGNFSDAADSWNDLVVYFIPSRSGFVDMYNFLLDDGMDLLSADTPAGSSPNNIQALRYSTYLGSRDSNGSNTIGGIMNGVIKEKLKIIPKDLKWHELNHAVYNALGNDMMKPRIDEVDELLSYGVNVTVYNGQLDIICSTIGAETWFQKLKWDGLKTFLSLPRQSLYCGPSKETKAFVRSYKNLHFYWILGAGHFVPVDQPCIALSMIGNITQ